The following proteins come from a genomic window of Populus alba chromosome 12, ASM523922v2, whole genome shotgun sequence:
- the LOC118029019 gene encoding uncharacterized protein isoform X2, with protein sequence MLQSLPRQQSGISDMQLLQQQLMLKQMQEMQRQQQLQKQQEARKMNSINQVSAFAKQAAATPSQALINGIPIRETSNYSWQPELMAANTTWQQRGLSPVMQGSFRGHVFSPEQGQGMPRLMGMVPQQVDQSLYGVPISAARVTQSQYSSVPMDKPSMQQILGSSNSLTSNQYTGFPEQVSMQDGPLVSRQGYQGKNMIASSDGQGINTGFNLESLQQMNPQKSNGPVQEICTRQDLAGPSETSQEDTALQVAPSQNVATLDPTEAQILFGPDDNLWDAFGRGANTGSGGYNMSDGTDLFSSLPSVQSGSWSALMQSAVAETSSGDTGLQEEWSCLNFRNSEPPAENQQTPSVIVSTKQQSNWADNCLQSSSSLKPRPSRLSHEINTGSSYNNIPGVQQSGVNTSHEHRERLQSVSPRRHIQQFPEDGHKWSDRSLMQKAAFEGSHFHGKATHSSDAGSNTKGVPGSWTNQRSMPSYSSNDQPLNSPSGWNFMDSIPPSTTAALKNQENENSFQDSHNVDKEVPIFEVMGHGAGTWKTNSISELEHSKSAIGNPQVIPLASPSQQLLIRERAFPSQSPSQVIGSLSSNQVISNTGEKGHTLLSRTSSVLSLPFSCDTSHGHLRNSISGNSVHAGSSAPGKFSAAFSPGFPYSKNHLPNLDMPDTGGQTTACESVNESFDRFSSQPKQTDESFERGQSNQSAQPSVPDTSRHTSHDDFSSSAEMPQPNNDNQNHARNFAQQFPVLEAAPAPQHCSSSHDSASSKIQPPVWTSVPKQLRPFGAQPFQTPSDMFKPNLQSHKCSGITFSQPQKLEDQTMQTGGNSQAESDECSMNSHGYVGKEQPAKEDHLQQVPPENNWAQKTKCASHENESAVNHLTEPASNLTSTQKQIEAFGRFLKPNNILHQSYSLLHQRQGMRNEEADHANRSLKRFKSPGGSVNAHLLATQGSQQIYEHNNMARDASANHTSFPPGDSKMLSLSEKTADNQDINAPSKDMLAFVRNDFQNFANSNSAVSVRDEHSQMSNQMGPSWFDHYGIFKNEQILPMHDAFKDVAMKASELPFIAGRPDSLHAHSSLEQGNVAAANQFDIFQKSSISSPIAYENFSQSLQPDSADGNVVVMRSKKRKSTISKLVPWHKEVTLGSQRFQNLSAAEVEWALAVNRLTEKVEDELEMVDDGLPVHRSKRRLLLTTQLMQILLHPPLALILSADAILHYETAAYFVARSTLGDACSTFSCTGSDAPVPSNSGDLLPEKIKSSEKISDQYFSKVMEDLISRTRKLENDLLRLEKRASVSNLRVECQDLERFSVINRFAKFHGRDRTDGTESSSASDAAANAHKSCLQRYVTALPMPRNLPDRVQCLSL encoded by the exons ATGCTGCAATCTTTGCCAAGACAGCAGTCTGGGATTAGTGACATGCAGCTATTACAGCAACAGCTCATGCTTAAGCAAATGCAAGAAATGCAGAGGCAGCAACAACTTCAGAAGCAACAAGAAGCCAGGAAGATGAATTCAATCAATCAGGTTTCTGCTTTTGCAAAACAGGCAGCTGCCACTCCCTCACAGGCTTTGATCAATGGCATTCCTATTCGTGAAACATCTAATTATTCATGGCAGCCTGAGCTTATGGCAGCTAACACAACCTGGCAGCAGCGAGGTTTATCTCCAGTTATGCAAGGATCCTTCAGAGGGCATGTATTTTCCCCTGAGCAGGGCCAGGGAATGCCACGCTTGATGGGTATGGTTCCACAGCAGGTCGATCAATCTCTTTATGGTGTCCCTATCTCTGCAGCAAGAGTCACTCAAAGTCAGTATTCTTCTGTCCCAATGGATAAGCCCTCGATGCAGCAGATATTAGGCAGCAGTAATTCCTTAACAAGCAATCAGTATACTGGATTTCCAGAGCAGGTTAGCATGCAGGATGGACCTTTGGTTTCCAGACAGGGATATCAGGGGAAAAATATGATTGCTTCTTCTGATGGCCAGGGTATAAATACTGGATTTAATTTGGAAAGCCTGCAGCAAATGAATCCCCAGAAAAGCAATGGGCCTGTGCAAGAAATTTGCACAAGGCAAGACTTGGCTGGTCCATCAGAAACATCACAAGAGGATACAGCGTTACAGGTTGCTCCTTCCCAGAATGTAGCTACCCTAGATCCAACTGAGGCACAGATTTTGTTTGGTCCAGATGATAATTTGTGGGATGCCTTTGGCAGGGGTGCCAACACGGGTTCTGGAGGTTACAATATGTCGGATGGCACAGACCTTTTCAGTTCGTTGCCTTCTGTGCAAAGTGGGAGTTGGAGTGCTCTAATGCAATCTGCTGTAGCAGAAACGTCTAGTGGTGATACAGGCCTACAAGAAGAGTGGAGTTGTCTGAATTTTAGAAATAGTGAACCTCCAGCTGAGAATCAGCAGACTCCCTCTGTGATTGTTAGTACCAAACAACAGTCAAATTGGGCTGATAATTGCTTGCAGTCATCGTCTTCCTTGAAGCCTCGACCCTCCCGTCTGTCTCATGAAATCAATACAGGTTCGAGCTATAATAATATCCCAGGGGTTCAGCAATCTGGAGTCAATACTTCACATGAACACAGGGAGAGGTTGCAGTCTGTTTCTCCTCGTAGACATATTCAGCAGTTTCCAGAAGACGGACACAAGTGGTCAGATAGGAGCCTGATGCAAAAAGCAGCTTTTGAAGGTAgtcattttcatggaaaagctACCCATTCTTCTGATGCAGGGTCAAATACAAAGGGTGTTCCAGGTTCTTGGACAAATCAACGGAGCATGCCATCATATAGCTCCAATGACCAACCACTAAATAGTCCAAGTGGCTGGAACTTTATGGATTCTATACCTCCCAGTACAACTGCTGCTTTAAAAAATCAGGAAAATGAAAACTCTTTCCAAGATTCTCATAATGTTGATAAAGAAGTTCCCATTTTTGAGGTAATGGGTCACGGTGCTGGTACATGGAAGACTAATTCAATTTCTGAATTAGAGCATTCAAAATCTGCAATAGGAAACCCACAGGTCATTCCTCTAGCTTCTCCATCCCAACAGTTGCTCATTCGAGAGCGTGCTTTTCCTTCTCAGAGCCCCTCACAAGTGATTGGTTCTCTCAGTTCAAATCAAGTCATTTCAAATACCGGGGAGAAGGGTCATACATTATTGTCACGTACATCCTCTGTTCTTTCTTTACCTTTTTCATGCGATACATCTCATGGACATTTGAGGAATAGTATTTCTGGCAACTCAGTGCATGCTGGCAGTAGTGCCCCAGGAAAGTTTTCTGCTGCCTTTTCCCCTGGTTTCCCTTATTCAAAAAACCATCTTCCAAATCTGGACATGCCTGATACAGGTGGACAAACAACTGCCTGTGAATCTGTTAATGAATCTTTTGATAGGTTTTCTTCTCAACCAAAACAGACGGACGAATCTTTTGAGAGAGGTCAAAGTAATCAATCAGCACAACCATCAGTACCTGACACATCCAGGCATACTTCACATGACGATTTTTCCTCTTCTGCTGAGATGCCCCAGCCAAATAATGACAACCAAAACCATGCAAGAAATTTTGCTCAACAATTCCCTGTGCTGGAAGCTGCACCAGCTCCTCAGCATTGTTCTTCATCACATGATAGTGCTTCTTCAAAAATCCAACCTCCTGTGTGGACAAGTGTTCCAAAACAGCTACGACCATTTGGTGCTCAGCCATTTCAGACTCCATCTGATATGTTTAAACCAAATCTTCAATCACACAAGTGTTCAGGCATAACTTTCTCTCAGCCACAGAAACTAGAAGATCAAACTATGCAAACTGGAGGGAACAGTCAAGCCGAATCTGATGAATGTTCTATGAATTCACATGGTTATGTTGGGAAAGAGCAACCAGCAAAAGAAGACCACTTGCAGCAAGTTCCACCTGAGAATAATTGGGCCCAGAAGACAAAGTGTGCTTCACATGAGAATGAATCTGCTGTGAATCATCTTACTGAGCCTGCTTCAAATCTAACCAGTACACAGAAACAAATTGAAGCTTTTGGCCGATTTTTGaaacccaataatattttgcatCAGAGTTACTCCCTGCTGCATCAAAGGCAGGGAATGAGAAATGAAGAAGCTGATCATGCTAATAGGAGTTTGAAGAGATTTAAAAGTCCTGGTGGTTCTGTGAATGCTCATCTGTTAGCTACTCAGGGAAGTCAGCAGATTTATGAACACAATAATATGGCCAGAGATGCATCAGCAAATCATACTTCGTTTCCCCCTGGAGATTCCAAAATGCTAAGCCTTTCAGAAAAGACAGCTGATAATCAGGACATAAACGCACCTTCAAAGGATATGCTTGCATTTGTTCGGAATGATTTTCAGAATTTTGCCAATAGCAATTCTGCAGTTTCTGTCAGAGATGAGCATTCTCAGATGAGTAATCAGATGGGTCCATCCTGGTTTGATCATTATGGAATCTTTAAAAATGAACAGATATTACCAATGCATGATGCATTTAAAGATGTCGCCATGAAGGCCTCAGAACTGCCTTTCATCGCTGGAAGACCTGATTCATTGCATGCTCATAGTTCGCTTGAGCAAGGAAATGTTGCTGCTGCTAATCAGTTCgatattttccaaaaaagttCAATCAGTTCACCAATAGCTTATGAGAATTTCTCTCAGTCATTGCAGCCTGATTCTGCTGATGGGAATGTGGTGGTTATGAGATCAAAGAAGCGTAAAAGTACCATATCCAAGCTTGTACCTTGGCACAAGGAAGTGACATTGGGTTCTCAAAGGTTTCAGAATCTCAG TGCAGCAGAAGTGGAGTGGGCACTGGCAGTGAATAGATTGACTGAGAAG GTGGAAGATGAACTTGAAATGGTAGATGATGGACTGCCAGTCCATAGATCAAAGAGAAGGCTTCTTTTGACTACACAACTTATGCAGATACTCCTCCACCCTCCTCTGGCATTGATTCTTTCTGCAGATGCTATTTTACATTACGAGACTGCTGCGTACTTTGTTGCCAGGTCAACACTAGGAGATGCATGCAGCACATTCTCTTGTACTGGAAGTGATGCTCCTGTGCCTTCAAACAGCGGAGACCT CCTGCCTGAGAAGATAAAATCATCAGAGAAGATTAGTGATCAATACTTTTCAAAAGTCATGGAAGACCTTATCAGCAGAACGAGGAAGCTGGAGAATGATTTGTTGAG ATTGGAGAAAAGAGCATCAGTTTCGAACCTGAGAGTGGAATGCCAAGATCTAGAGAGGTTTTCTGTTATCAATCGCTTTGCAAAGTTCCATGGCCGTGATCGAACTGATGGGACTGAGAGCTCATCGGCCTCAGATGCAGCTGCAAATGCCCACAAATCCTGTCTTCAGAGATATGTTACTGCACTACCCATGCCTAGGAATCTTCCTGACAGGGTACAATGTCTTTCACtttga
- the LOC118029019 gene encoding uncharacterized protein isoform X1, with amino-acid sequence MDFNESPVNYDFFGGQQQINDQHPGMLQSLPRQQSGISDMQLLQQQLMLKQMQEMQRQQQLQKQQEARKMNSINQVSAFAKQAAATPSQALINGIPIRETSNYSWQPELMAANTTWQQRGLSPVMQGSFRGHVFSPEQGQGMPRLMGMVPQQVDQSLYGVPISAARVTQSQYSSVPMDKPSMQQILGSSNSLTSNQYTGFPEQVSMQDGPLVSRQGYQGKNMIASSDGQGINTGFNLESLQQMNPQKSNGPVQEICTRQDLAGPSETSQEDTALQVAPSQNVATLDPTEAQILFGPDDNLWDAFGRGANTGSGGYNMSDGTDLFSSLPSVQSGSWSALMQSAVAETSSGDTGLQEEWSCLNFRNSEPPAENQQTPSVIVSTKQQSNWADNCLQSSSSLKPRPSRLSHEINTGSSYNNIPGVQQSGVNTSHEHRERLQSVSPRRHIQQFPEDGHKWSDRSLMQKAAFEGSHFHGKATHSSDAGSNTKGVPGSWTNQRSMPSYSSNDQPLNSPSGWNFMDSIPPSTTAALKNQENENSFQDSHNVDKEVPIFEVMGHGAGTWKTNSISELEHSKSAIGNPQVIPLASPSQQLLIRERAFPSQSPSQVIGSLSSNQVISNTGEKGHTLLSRTSSVLSLPFSCDTSHGHLRNSISGNSVHAGSSAPGKFSAAFSPGFPYSKNHLPNLDMPDTGGQTTACESVNESFDRFSSQPKQTDESFERGQSNQSAQPSVPDTSRHTSHDDFSSSAEMPQPNNDNQNHARNFAQQFPVLEAAPAPQHCSSSHDSASSKIQPPVWTSVPKQLRPFGAQPFQTPSDMFKPNLQSHKCSGITFSQPQKLEDQTMQTGGNSQAESDECSMNSHGYVGKEQPAKEDHLQQVPPENNWAQKTKCASHENESAVNHLTEPASNLTSTQKQIEAFGRFLKPNNILHQSYSLLHQRQGMRNEEADHANRSLKRFKSPGGSVNAHLLATQGSQQIYEHNNMARDASANHTSFPPGDSKMLSLSEKTADNQDINAPSKDMLAFVRNDFQNFANSNSAVSVRDEHSQMSNQMGPSWFDHYGIFKNEQILPMHDAFKDVAMKASELPFIAGRPDSLHAHSSLEQGNVAAANQFDIFQKSSISSPIAYENFSQSLQPDSADGNVVVMRSKKRKSTISKLVPWHKEVTLGSQRFQNLSAAEVEWALAVNRLTEKVEDELEMVDDGLPVHRSKRRLLLTTQLMQILLHPPLALILSADAILHYETAAYFVARSTLGDACSTFSCTGSDAPVPSNSGDLLPEKIKSSEKISDQYFSKVMEDLISRTRKLENDLLRLEKRASVSNLRVECQDLERFSVINRFAKFHGRDRTDGTESSSASDAAANAHKSCLQRYVTALPMPRNLPDRVQCLSL; translated from the exons ATGGATTTTAACGAGTCTCcagttaattatgattttttcgGAGGTCAGCAGCAAATTAACGACCAGCATCCTGGCATGCTGCAATCTTTGCCAAGACAGCAGTCTGGGATTAGTGACATGCAGCTATTACAGCAACAGCTCATGCTTAAGCAAATGCAAGAAATGCAGAGGCAGCAACAACTTCAGAAGCAACAAGAAGCCAGGAAGATGAATTCAATCAATCAGGTTTCTGCTTTTGCAAAACAGGCAGCTGCCACTCCCTCACAGGCTTTGATCAATGGCATTCCTATTCGTGAAACATCTAATTATTCATGGCAGCCTGAGCTTATGGCAGCTAACACAACCTGGCAGCAGCGAGGTTTATCTCCAGTTATGCAAGGATCCTTCAGAGGGCATGTATTTTCCCCTGAGCAGGGCCAGGGAATGCCACGCTTGATGGGTATGGTTCCACAGCAGGTCGATCAATCTCTTTATGGTGTCCCTATCTCTGCAGCAAGAGTCACTCAAAGTCAGTATTCTTCTGTCCCAATGGATAAGCCCTCGATGCAGCAGATATTAGGCAGCAGTAATTCCTTAACAAGCAATCAGTATACTGGATTTCCAGAGCAGGTTAGCATGCAGGATGGACCTTTGGTTTCCAGACAGGGATATCAGGGGAAAAATATGATTGCTTCTTCTGATGGCCAGGGTATAAATACTGGATTTAATTTGGAAAGCCTGCAGCAAATGAATCCCCAGAAAAGCAATGGGCCTGTGCAAGAAATTTGCACAAGGCAAGACTTGGCTGGTCCATCAGAAACATCACAAGAGGATACAGCGTTACAGGTTGCTCCTTCCCAGAATGTAGCTACCCTAGATCCAACTGAGGCACAGATTTTGTTTGGTCCAGATGATAATTTGTGGGATGCCTTTGGCAGGGGTGCCAACACGGGTTCTGGAGGTTACAATATGTCGGATGGCACAGACCTTTTCAGTTCGTTGCCTTCTGTGCAAAGTGGGAGTTGGAGTGCTCTAATGCAATCTGCTGTAGCAGAAACGTCTAGTGGTGATACAGGCCTACAAGAAGAGTGGAGTTGTCTGAATTTTAGAAATAGTGAACCTCCAGCTGAGAATCAGCAGACTCCCTCTGTGATTGTTAGTACCAAACAACAGTCAAATTGGGCTGATAATTGCTTGCAGTCATCGTCTTCCTTGAAGCCTCGACCCTCCCGTCTGTCTCATGAAATCAATACAGGTTCGAGCTATAATAATATCCCAGGGGTTCAGCAATCTGGAGTCAATACTTCACATGAACACAGGGAGAGGTTGCAGTCTGTTTCTCCTCGTAGACATATTCAGCAGTTTCCAGAAGACGGACACAAGTGGTCAGATAGGAGCCTGATGCAAAAAGCAGCTTTTGAAGGTAgtcattttcatggaaaagctACCCATTCTTCTGATGCAGGGTCAAATACAAAGGGTGTTCCAGGTTCTTGGACAAATCAACGGAGCATGCCATCATATAGCTCCAATGACCAACCACTAAATAGTCCAAGTGGCTGGAACTTTATGGATTCTATACCTCCCAGTACAACTGCTGCTTTAAAAAATCAGGAAAATGAAAACTCTTTCCAAGATTCTCATAATGTTGATAAAGAAGTTCCCATTTTTGAGGTAATGGGTCACGGTGCTGGTACATGGAAGACTAATTCAATTTCTGAATTAGAGCATTCAAAATCTGCAATAGGAAACCCACAGGTCATTCCTCTAGCTTCTCCATCCCAACAGTTGCTCATTCGAGAGCGTGCTTTTCCTTCTCAGAGCCCCTCACAAGTGATTGGTTCTCTCAGTTCAAATCAAGTCATTTCAAATACCGGGGAGAAGGGTCATACATTATTGTCACGTACATCCTCTGTTCTTTCTTTACCTTTTTCATGCGATACATCTCATGGACATTTGAGGAATAGTATTTCTGGCAACTCAGTGCATGCTGGCAGTAGTGCCCCAGGAAAGTTTTCTGCTGCCTTTTCCCCTGGTTTCCCTTATTCAAAAAACCATCTTCCAAATCTGGACATGCCTGATACAGGTGGACAAACAACTGCCTGTGAATCTGTTAATGAATCTTTTGATAGGTTTTCTTCTCAACCAAAACAGACGGACGAATCTTTTGAGAGAGGTCAAAGTAATCAATCAGCACAACCATCAGTACCTGACACATCCAGGCATACTTCACATGACGATTTTTCCTCTTCTGCTGAGATGCCCCAGCCAAATAATGACAACCAAAACCATGCAAGAAATTTTGCTCAACAATTCCCTGTGCTGGAAGCTGCACCAGCTCCTCAGCATTGTTCTTCATCACATGATAGTGCTTCTTCAAAAATCCAACCTCCTGTGTGGACAAGTGTTCCAAAACAGCTACGACCATTTGGTGCTCAGCCATTTCAGACTCCATCTGATATGTTTAAACCAAATCTTCAATCACACAAGTGTTCAGGCATAACTTTCTCTCAGCCACAGAAACTAGAAGATCAAACTATGCAAACTGGAGGGAACAGTCAAGCCGAATCTGATGAATGTTCTATGAATTCACATGGTTATGTTGGGAAAGAGCAACCAGCAAAAGAAGACCACTTGCAGCAAGTTCCACCTGAGAATAATTGGGCCCAGAAGACAAAGTGTGCTTCACATGAGAATGAATCTGCTGTGAATCATCTTACTGAGCCTGCTTCAAATCTAACCAGTACACAGAAACAAATTGAAGCTTTTGGCCGATTTTTGaaacccaataatattttgcatCAGAGTTACTCCCTGCTGCATCAAAGGCAGGGAATGAGAAATGAAGAAGCTGATCATGCTAATAGGAGTTTGAAGAGATTTAAAAGTCCTGGTGGTTCTGTGAATGCTCATCTGTTAGCTACTCAGGGAAGTCAGCAGATTTATGAACACAATAATATGGCCAGAGATGCATCAGCAAATCATACTTCGTTTCCCCCTGGAGATTCCAAAATGCTAAGCCTTTCAGAAAAGACAGCTGATAATCAGGACATAAACGCACCTTCAAAGGATATGCTTGCATTTGTTCGGAATGATTTTCAGAATTTTGCCAATAGCAATTCTGCAGTTTCTGTCAGAGATGAGCATTCTCAGATGAGTAATCAGATGGGTCCATCCTGGTTTGATCATTATGGAATCTTTAAAAATGAACAGATATTACCAATGCATGATGCATTTAAAGATGTCGCCATGAAGGCCTCAGAACTGCCTTTCATCGCTGGAAGACCTGATTCATTGCATGCTCATAGTTCGCTTGAGCAAGGAAATGTTGCTGCTGCTAATCAGTTCgatattttccaaaaaagttCAATCAGTTCACCAATAGCTTATGAGAATTTCTCTCAGTCATTGCAGCCTGATTCTGCTGATGGGAATGTGGTGGTTATGAGATCAAAGAAGCGTAAAAGTACCATATCCAAGCTTGTACCTTGGCACAAGGAAGTGACATTGGGTTCTCAAAGGTTTCAGAATCTCAG TGCAGCAGAAGTGGAGTGGGCACTGGCAGTGAATAGATTGACTGAGAAG GTGGAAGATGAACTTGAAATGGTAGATGATGGACTGCCAGTCCATAGATCAAAGAGAAGGCTTCTTTTGACTACACAACTTATGCAGATACTCCTCCACCCTCCTCTGGCATTGATTCTTTCTGCAGATGCTATTTTACATTACGAGACTGCTGCGTACTTTGTTGCCAGGTCAACACTAGGAGATGCATGCAGCACATTCTCTTGTACTGGAAGTGATGCTCCTGTGCCTTCAAACAGCGGAGACCT CCTGCCTGAGAAGATAAAATCATCAGAGAAGATTAGTGATCAATACTTTTCAAAAGTCATGGAAGACCTTATCAGCAGAACGAGGAAGCTGGAGAATGATTTGTTGAG ATTGGAGAAAAGAGCATCAGTTTCGAACCTGAGAGTGGAATGCCAAGATCTAGAGAGGTTTTCTGTTATCAATCGCTTTGCAAAGTTCCATGGCCGTGATCGAACTGATGGGACTGAGAGCTCATCGGCCTCAGATGCAGCTGCAAATGCCCACAAATCCTGTCTTCAGAGATATGTTACTGCACTACCCATGCCTAGGAATCTTCCTGACAGGGTACAATGTCTTTCACtttga